CAATGAGTGTTAGGCCCTATTCTGAAATAAAGCGGTCAGAGTATGTGTGAGAGGTGagttaaacacattttctttcttgaccTGAGTATACCTGAGGTGGTATTCtctttattctctattttgtttattggtTAAGGTGGCTTTTATCTTTTGTGTCACTCTTGGGAGATTTCCATTTCATGATCATACATATTTTTCCTCTAGAGAAGCTGGTCTGCCTAGCTTAAATCAGTATGGTGAGGTGTAAAGTAGCCCTCTGTTTTCCTGAATGGATTTACTCTGCCCATATGGCAGGTTAGTGAGTCACCACGACAGATATGTAATGGGAAAAGGGCTGTGCAGGAGAGGATGTGCGTGATCAGCAGATTTATAGatcagaaaatgaaatcagaagaaagaatttccagAGTGCTCTTTTCATTTGACAGCTCTCCATGGAGAGGATGTGAAATGGTTTTTTAGTGTTCTTCTCTTTTGGCTTTTGGTTGTtccagcatatttttttttttagcagaggaGTTGATTTTGCAAGGCATTAGTGTTCTGGGTGTGGTTTTGCTATATTCCTATTTGCAGAAATAATTCTCTCCTTGTAGGATTTGAAGCTCTGCTGTATTTCATATGATAAGATCTTGGTAGTAATTAAATTCCTGAAGACACATCAAGGCTAAAATGGGGATTTGCCAGGCATCAGGTTTTGAGTTATAAGAGGAGGCTATTCAGATGTGATTTAGCTAGTACCGAATCTTTCaatggaaaggaaacaaaaagaaaagcagagcaaGCTAAAGATAGTGTCCTGGTGTGTTTAAGTCTGTGCTGTCTTAATATAATACTGTAATCACTAGCTACATGtgactttaaattaaaattaattaaaagtgcAGCCCCTCAGTCTCACTAGcacatttcaggtgctcagtAGTCACATGTGACTAGTTACTACAGTACTGGACAGCACTGTAGTATATTCAGATAGGGaatattatcaataataatttgtaataatGAATTATCTCTATATATTCTCTATATTCTCAATATATCAATGATATATATTGATTGATAGAGAATAtatacagatagaaaatattgATATCCCTCTCATTGATATATAGAGAATatatcattgcagaaagttctgttggacagtATTAGTCTAAGTGGaagaatttgagaaataaaattatttctttgatttctatgAAGAGTCTTTCATCCCTATACAATTTACTGGATTAATGTACTAAGGTTTTAATGTGCAAAAAAATCATCTTGCTGGGTGCAGtcgctcatacctgtcatcccagcactttgggaggccgaggtgggtggatgacctgaggttgggagtacaagaccagcctgaccaacatggagaaaccccgtctctactaaaaatacaaaattagccaggtgtggtggtgcatgcctataatcccagctacttgtgaggctgaggcagaagaatcgcttgaacccgggaggcggaggttgtggtgagcctagattgcaccaccattgaactccagcctgggcaacaagagcgaaactctgtctgggaaaaaaaaaaagaaaaaaaagaaagaatcattgAGATTTTAGAAGCCTCTCCAGATTCAGATTCACGAGGACTGGAGTAGTAGCCAGGAAATCTGTATATATAACAAGTAGCCTGGGGAATTCGGATGTTGGTAGGTAGTTCAGGGACTACATTTTGAAAGAATATTGAATTAGTGAGAAACTTGGGAATTGCCTACATCTTGATATTTTTCCCTCCCCTTTATTCCTTCATTACTTTCTTTTGTGTCCCAGGAATTAGTTGTAAGCATCAATGTGTACCCAATTTGCACCCTCAGTTGGTATTaagtagcaaaaagaaaattcatttatttactattcCATCTTTTAATGTATGTGTATTTTGATTTGGCTGTGCACTaagaaaagtcaacaaaaatggTTATTTCAATACTATTCCAGACGGTGTGAGAGGGTAATTCTGACAGAATACTTTTGACCACTAACAGTGGAGCACCCACAAGTCTTGGCATTATAAGGgggtaaaaacagaaatatacataATCTCCTCTCTGAAGATTACAGTATTCCCCCCTTATCCTTAGGGGATATGTTTCAAGACCCCCACTGGATGcttgaaaccacagatagtactgaacactatatatactgtgtttttttcctatacatacatacctatgataaagtttagttTATAAATAAGGCACAGTAGTACATTAACAATAACATAATACAGTAGAACAATTACaataatatactgtaataaaacttatgtgaatgtggtctctcagAGTATCTTAGTGTACTATACCATAGGTGACCGAAACCTCAGTAAGTGAAACCATGTACAAGGGGAGACTACTGTCTATCTTGTTAGAAAGTGGGTAAACATCCAGAAAAATGACTTAAAGGGTGCTTAGCAGTAAGAAAATCATGATCTGGCTTGATTGAGGGTAGTCCAGGTCGCTTCCCTTTGTATGATTTGAGGGTTTCTTATATAAAGACATGCCTCTGCCATCTGGAACGGGCAGTAAAAATGGTTAGAATCTCTAATTTGGTCCtgtggtatatttatttattggtggATTTCGGCACACATAAATAGGACTAGGCCAAAAACGGCATCTGGAAAATTAAAGGGGCTACTCACAGTACATTGGATTTAGAACTTCTCTGGGTTGACCTCATAATCATGAAACTGCATTTGctcacagaaatgaaaagtagAGAATAAATGGAGGTGAAAGAAATTCACCTTGAGAGAGGAAttaccggccgggcacggtggctcacacctgtaatcccagcactttgggaggccaaggcaggtggatcacctgaggtcaggagttcaaggccagcctgaccaacatggtgaaaccctgtctctactaaaaatacaaaaattagctgggcatggtggcacttgcctgtaatcccagctactagggaggctgaggcaggaggattgcttgaacctgggaggtggaggttgcagtgagccgagatcgtgccactgcactccagcctgggtaacagagcaagactctgtctcaaaaaaaaaaagaggaactcctTTTAGGgaattgaattatttcttttttatttttttattattttttggagacaaagtctcgctcttgtcccccaggctggagtgcaatggcgcaatcttggctcactgcagtttccacctccaggttcaaggaattctgctgctgcagcctccccagtagctgagattataggcacctgccaccacacccagctaattttttgtgtttttttagtagcgatggggtttcaccatgttggctaatgctggtcttgaactcccgacctcaggtgatctgcccgctttggtctcccaaagtgttgggattacaggcgtgagccactgcacccggcctattttattattttctttctctctctctctctctctcttctttctttcttttttctacggagtcttgctctgtcaccaggctggagtgcagtggcccaatctcagctcactgcaagttccaccctccgggttcacaccatcctcctgcctcagcctcccaagtaggtgggactacaggcgcccgccaccacgcccggctaattttttgtatttttagtagagttggggtttcaccacgttagccaggattgtctcgatctcctgaccttgtgatccgcctgcctcggcctcccaaagtgctgggattacaggtgtgcgcccctgcacccggcctattttattattttctttttgagacagattctcgctctgcccctcaggctggaatgcaatggcgtgatcttggctcactgcaacctccacctcccaggttctatcgattctcctgcctcagcctcctgagtagctgggattacaggtgcctgccaccacgtctggctaatttttgtattttttaagtaacgatggggtttcaccatgttggtcaggctggtctcaagctcttgacctcaggtgacccacccgcctcggcctcccaaagtgttgggattacagatgtgagccaccacgcctggccttttttgttgttgttgttgttgttgttgttgttgttgttgttgtttttgaggcggagtctcgctctgtcgcctggactggagtgcagtggccggatctcagctcactgcaagctctgcctcccgggtttatgccattctcctgcctcagcctccggagtagctgggactacaggcgcccgccacctcgcccggctagtttttttttttgtatttttagtagagatggggtttcaccgtgttagccaggatggtcttgatctcctgacctcgtgatccgcccgtctcggcctcccaaagtgctgggattacaggcttgagccaccNNNNNNNNNNNNNNNNNNNNNNNNNNNNNNNNNNNNNNNNNNNNNNNNNNNNNNNNNNNNNNNNNNNNNNNNNNNNNNNNNNNNNNNNNNNNNNNNNNNNtgaggcggagtctcgctctgttgcccaggctggagtgcagtggcacgatctcggctcactgcaagctccgcctcccgggtttacgccattctcctgcctcagcctccccagtagctgggactacagacgcccgccatctcgcccggctagttttttgtatttttttagtagagacggggtttcatcgtgagggccaggatggtctcgatctcctgacctcatgatccacccatctcggcctcccaaagtgctgggattacaggcttgagccaccgcgcccagcctttttttttttttttttttaagagactaggccaggtgtggtggctcacacctataatcccaacactttgggaggccgaggcaggaggatcactgtgcccagaagtttaagaccagtctgggcaacacagtgagacccccatctctacaaaaaataaacaaaattagctgggcatagtggcatgcacctatgatctcatctactctggaggctgaggtgggaggatcacttgagcccaggaggtggaggctgcagttagccaagatcacaccactgcactccaggctgggtgacagagtgagaccctgtctcaaaatatataaatatacaagtagatagatagatagatagagacaggtctatgttggccaggctggtcttgaactcctgacctcaagcaatccttccacctcggcctcccaaagtgtgcaagccacggtgcccagcctaggGAATTTTAAGTTCTGGTATTGAGGGGAAAACGCCTTTCAAAGTtccaaagatataaaaaattttcttttaaaataattgtatagcagcctggcgcagtggctcacgcctgtaatctcagcactttgggaggctgaggtgggcggatcacaaggtcaagagaacgagaccatcctggccaacatggtgaaaccccgtctctactaaaaatacaaaaaaattagctgggcgtggtggcatgcacctgtagtcccagctacttgggaagctgaggcaggagaatcgcttgaacccggcaggtggaggttgcagtgagctgagatcacgccactgcactccagcctggtgacagagcaagactccatctcaaaataaataaaataaataaataaataaataaataaataaataaataaatagttgtttAGCTTCTTTCCCTTGGAGAAATTGCCCATAAGGCTTTTCTGATGAACAATATTGAAGAAGTATTatggggagggaaaaaaaaagaaaacatgcttaGGATGTTactactattttaaaaagcattttcatatATATCAGCTGGAagatttgttgcttttttttcttttgttttggtagTTTGGTTAAATATTATAATACCAGTAGCCACTTCACCTCTTGTCCTAAGTCATATTtgtccagttctttttttttttttttagacagagtctcgctctgtcgcccaggctggagtgcagtggccggatctcagctcactgcaagctccgcctctcgggtttacgccatcctcctgcctcagcctccgggtagctgggactacaggcactcgccaccgcgcctggctagttttttgtatttttttttagtagagatggggtttcaccgtgttagccaggatggtctcgatctcctgacctcgtgatccgtccgtctcaggctcccaaagtgctgggattacaggcttgagccaccgcgcccggcctctgttcAATTCTTTACTTACCTATCCTTTCAGTAAAGAAGGTAAAAGTTTTCCCACCCTTACTGCAAGATGCAGATGTTCTTTTCAAAAAGACagatgttggctgggtgcagtggctcacacctgtaatcccagcacttttggaggctgagatgggaggatcacttgaggttagctcaagaccagcttgtgcaacatagtgagatgtgtctctaaaaaaacaggccgggtgcagtggctcatgcctgtattcccagcactttgggaggccgaggcgggcagatcacttgaagtcagtagttcgttcaagaccagcctggccaacatggttaaaccttatctctactaaaaatacaaaaagattggccgggtgtggtggcatgcgcctgtaaccccagcttcctgggaggctgaggcaggagaatcgcttgaaccagggagacggaagttgcagtgagctgagattgcgccactgcactccaacctgggcaacagaacgaggttctacctcaaaaaaaaaaaaaaaaaaaaaaaaaaaaaaaaagcataaaaaataaaaaaaaattaaaaaacacatatacGGCCgtgcgcagtggcttatgcctgtacttttagcactttggaaggccgaggtgggcggatcaactgaggtaaggagttcaagaccaacctggccaacatcttgaaaccccatttctactaaaaatacaaaaattagccaggtgtggtggcgcagcatcagtaatcccagatactcgggaggctgaggcgagagaatctctggagcccgggaggcagaggttgcagtgagctgagatccagccactgcactccagcctgggcaacagagtgactccgtctcaaaacaaaaaaaccacatatACAATGTTCCTTAGTCATGTCTCATAAAAATGATACTTTGTACTGGTGaggactttatttttctcatttttgtcttaTATCCTGTTATCTCTGCTTTGAAAAACATTGCAATTGAcctaaaattgacatttttatttgagGCTCTTCATCTCTCCCACTGGTATTTGAAACACCATAAAGTTTCAAATTTGTGCTAACCCTTCCGTAAGATTCTTCCTTTTTAAGTAATTTAACTGTCCTGTAATTCTCTGCTTTTATACCAAATGTgcctttttttaactttcaaaggAACCAATTTGGAattgaaaatgaatgaatctaGAGTTGAAATACCAATtgcaagtctttttcttttcttttcttttaggaaaatatttttcgaagagttttctttttctttttgggggaCTGTCGTGACAGGCTGAGAGAGTGGCGACTTCTATAAGACATGGATAGATGCAAACATGTAGGGCGGTTACGGCTCGCCCAGGACCACTCCATCCTGAACCCTCAGAAGTGGTGCTGCTTAGAGTGCGCCACCACCGAGTCGGTGTGGGCCTGCCTCAAGTGCTCCCACGTGGCCTGCGGCCGCTACATTGAGGACCACGCCCTGAAACACTTTGAAGAGACTGGACACCCGCTAGCCATGGAAGTCCGGGATCTCTACGTGTTCTGTTACCTGTGCAAGGACTACGTGCTCAATGATAACCCAGAGGGCGACCTGAAGCTGCTAAGAAGCTCCCTCCTGGCGGTCCGGAGCCAGAAGCAGGACACGCTGGTGAGACGCGGGCGGACGCTGCGGTCCACGGCTTCGGGTGAGGACGTGGTCCCGCCGCAGCGGGCTCCTCAGGGACAGCCGCAGATGCTCACCGCTCTGTGGTACCGGCGCCAGCGCCTGCTGGCCAGGACGCTGCGGCTGTGGTTCGAGAAGAGCTCCCGGGGCCAGGCGAAGCTGGAGCAGCGGCGGCAGGAGGAGGCGCTGCAGCGCAAGAAGGAGGAAGCGCGGAGGCGGCGGCGCGAGGTGAAACGGCAGCTGCTGGAGGAGCTGGCCAGCGCCCCTCCGCGTAAGAGTGCACGGCTGCTCCTGCACACGCCTAGCGACGCGGGCCCGGCCGCCTCGCGCCCCACCACCCTCCCTACCTCACGCAGAGCACCCGCCGCCACGCTCAAGCTGCGTCGCCAGCCTGCCGTGGCCCCGGGCGTCACGGGCCTGCGCAACCTGGGCAACACCTGCTACATGAACTCCATCCTCCAGGTGCTCAGCCACCTCCAGAAGTTCCGAGAATGTTTCCTCAACCTTGACCCTTCCAAAACGGAACATCTGTTTCCCAAAGCCACCAACGGGAAGACTCAGCTTTCTGGTAAGCCAACCAACAGCTCAGCCACAGAGCTGTCTTTGAGGAGTGACAGGGCCGAGGCATGCGAGCGGGAGGGCGTCTGCTGGAACAGCGGGGCCTCCATTAGTCGGAGCCTGGAGCTCATCCAGAACAAGGAGCCAAGCTCGAAGCACATTTCCCTCTGCCGTGAACTGCACACCCTCTTCCGAGTCATGTGGTCCGGGAAGTGGGCCCTAGTGTCGCCCTTCGCCATGCTCCACTCAGTGTGGAGCCTAATCCCTGCCTTCCGCGGCTACGACCAGCAGGACGCGCAGGAATTTCTCTGTGAGCTGCTGCACAAGGTGCAGCAGGAACTCGAGTCTGAGGGCACCACACGCCGGATCCTCATCCCCTTCTCCCAGAGGAAGCTCACCAAACAGGTCTTAAAGGTGGTGAATACCATATTCCATGGGCAGCTGCTCAGTCAGGTATGTGTGTGCCTACCATGACAATGAGAGGCTTGTATGTTAGCTTGGGCTTCCTGTGAGTGCCTTCCCCTGGTTATTGGGCTAATAAGAGCAGCCAACATTTGCTGTGATTATGCGTTTTTGAGGGTGGCCGTTGTACCTTTTATTCTACTGTACATTATGATGGCCTTTTGGGGAAACTTGCCTAGTGTCTTTCCGGCCAGATTTTTAGTTTAACTTGCCACATTGCTTAATTTTCAGTGAATATCTTTAACTGTTATTGAAGATATGGGTAATATAATATTCTCATTGTTATAATTAAGTACTCATTGTTGGTGTGCCATCCTTTGATCAATTTTAGGGAACAGAGTTTGCCTGTAACTCTGGTTCCATAATAGTTTGAAAGAGCTGTCTCCCTTCTTTACATACAAGGAAGGAAGGTAGCTAGGAGCATGCTAAAGACCAATGCAAGCCTCCTTCCTGTTCCCCATTACCTTTTATTTCCTGAATCTTTAGCCATGTAATCTAAGCAAAGATTCTGAGATAAGGCCTTGTGAGAATATGCAGACAGagtatttttatagttaaaaaaaaaaaaaaaaaaaagacgggcgcagtggctcatgcctgtaatcccagcacttcaggaggccaaggggggtggatcacctgaggtcaggagttagagaccagcctggccaacatggtgaaacccggtctctactaaaaatacaaaattagccgggtatggtggtacatgcctgtaaccccggccacttgggaggctgaggcaggagaattgcttgaacccaggaggcagaggttgcagtgagccgaggtcgcgccattgcactccagcctgggtgacagatggagactctgtctcaaaaaaaaaaaaaaaaaaaaaaaccaaaaaacgtGTTGGGGGGGCGGATTGGTAGGCAACTTAAGAGATTCAGGTAAAACCTCTACACTATGCTTGTGTCTTGGTTTTTAGGGTTTTGAAAGAATGATGAATGGTATGGAAAGGGAAAATTtaattaggtttttgtttttgagcatGTAAAAGGGGAGTATTTATTAGCACTTCTTCTGTCTCCCCTCCCCTTAGGAAGAAAGGTGCACCTGGGAAGGTTATAGTGGGAATGGAGGTCTAATCACAGCATTTTGAGGCTATGCAGACAAGAGGGGTTCAGTGTAGGGCTTCTGCAAGTAACAAAGGCAAAAAGAGAGGCATGCTGGGCTCTATGGAAGGTCTAAAGTCAAGAGGAGGAATTACAGGGTGAGGGAAGTAGGCAAGGACCTGCAAATTCTCTATATCAGACTGATCCCTTGAGAGACTGCATAATAACTTGCAGTCTGTGCTACTGTACTGTTGAATGGTAGAGCATATTTTGGGAGAGGAGAAAGGCGGGTTGGTATAGTCTCTATGCAGTATGGTTTTTAAATTCCAGCTAGCATCCCATAGTTAGAAATGTACATCAGAAGTAATATACTCTAATTCTTTTAAagttatgtttattattttaatattactattttttgaaaattatacttaGTTTTGATAAAGTGTGTCTTTTATGAAGCAAGTAAAACTGTACGCAGGAAGCATGGAAGTTATATAATCTGTAAATTAATCTTTTCATTCTAGGTCACATGTATATCATGCAATTACAAATCTGATACCATTGAGCCCTTTTGGGACCTATCCCTGGAATTCCCTGAACGCTATCATTGCATAGAAAAGGGGTTTGTCCCTTTGAATCAGACAGAGTGCTTGCTCACTGAGATGCTGGCCAAGTTCACAGAGACAGAGGCCCTGGAAGGGAGAATCTACGCTTGTGACCAGTGTAACAGTGAGTGCTGTGTGGAGGAGGGGGTGTAGTGGGGAAGTATAACTGGAATATCAGTTTAACGTGCTGCTTTGTCCTCTTTAGTCAAAAGTAACACTAATGATATTGAATGGTTCTAAAGCATCATTGGATGGATCAATGGAtctcttccttccatttttctaaaaatcaaaaaacatggacttgttttaattatgtattaaaaaacaaaacaaggctgggcgtggtggctcatgtctgtaatcccagaactttgagaggctgaggtgggcggatcacttgaggtcaggagtttgagaccagcctgaccaacatggtgaaaccccgtctctactaaaaatacaaaaattagctgggcatggtggcaggtacctgtaatcccagctactcggggagctgaggcaggagaatcagttgaacccggaaagtggaggctgcagtgagccaagatcacgccattgcactccagcctgggcaacagagtgagac
Above is a genomic segment from Piliocolobus tephrosceles isolate RC106 chromosome 5, ASM277652v3, whole genome shotgun sequence containing:
- the USP49 gene encoding ubiquitin carboxyl-terminal hydrolase 49 isoform X2, with product MDRCKHVGRLRLAQDHSILNPQKWCCLECATTESVWACLKCSHVACGRYIEDHALKHFEETGHPLAMEVRDLYVFCYLCKDYVLNDNPEGDLKLLRSSLLAVRSQKQDTLVRRGRTLRSTASGEDVVPPQRAPQGQPQMLTALWYRRQRLLARTLRLWFEKSSRGQAKLEQRRQEEALQRKKEEARRRRREVKRQLLEELASAPPRKSARLLLHTPSDAGPAASRPTTLPTSRRAPAATLKLRRQPAVAPGVTGLRNLGNTCYMNSILQVLSHLQKFRECFLNLDPSKTEHLFPKATNGKTQLSGKPTNSSATELSLRSDRAEACEREGVCWNSGASISRSLELIQNKEPSSKHISLCRELHTLFRVMWSGKWALVSPFAMLHSVWSLIPAFRGYDQQDAQEFLCELLHKVQQELESEGTTRRILIPFSQRKLTKQVLKVVNTIFHGQLLSQVTCISCNYKSDTIEPFWDLSLEFPERYHCIEKGFVPLNQTECLLTEMLAKFTETEALEGRIYACDQCNSKRRKSNPKPLVLSEARKQLMIYRLPQVLRLHLKRFRWSGRNHREKIGVHVVFDQVFGSTAMTQS
- the USP49 gene encoding ubiquitin carboxyl-terminal hydrolase 49 isoform X1 — protein: MDRCKHVGRLRLAQDHSILNPQKWCCLECATTESVWACLKCSHVACGRYIEDHALKHFEETGHPLAMEVRDLYVFCYLCKDYVLNDNPEGDLKLLRSSLLAVRSQKQDTLVRRGRTLRSTASGEDVVPPQRAPQGQPQMLTALWYRRQRLLARTLRLWFEKSSRGQAKLEQRRQEEALQRKKEEARRRRREVKRQLLEELASAPPRKSARLLLHTPSDAGPAASRPTTLPTSRRAPAATLKLRRQPAVAPGVTGLRNLGNTCYMNSILQVLSHLQKFRECFLNLDPSKTEHLFPKATNGKTQLSGKPTNSSATELSLRSDRAEACEREGVCWNSGASISRSLELIQNKEPSSKHISLCRELHTLFRVMWSGKWALVSPFAMLHSVWSLIPAFRGYDQQDAQEFLCELLHKVQQELESEGTTRRILIPFSQRKLTKQVLKVVNTIFHGQLLSQVTCISCNYKSDTIEPFWDLSLEFPERYHCIEKGFVPLNQTECLLTEMLAKFTETEALEGRIYACDQCNSKRRKSNPKPLVLSEARKQLMIYRLPQVLRLHLKRFRWSGRNHREKIGVHVVFDQVLTMEPYCCRDMLSSLDKETFAYDLSAVVMHHGKGFGSGHYTAYCYNTEGGFWVHCNDSKLNVCSVEEVCKTQAYILFYTQRTVQGNARISETHLQAQVQSSNNDEGRPQTFS